DNA sequence from the Vibrio ishigakensis genome:
GCTTGGCGGTACTCAGCAAGCGGCTTGCTACTGCAACAGTGTGCTTGCACACCGTTTAATCTGGTAAGTCTAAGCCAAAACTCATGATCTTCATGACCAATGTTCTTGAAACGATTTTCTTTGAGGAGTGACCTGTGTACAGCACTAGTTAAACATCCAACTATGTTTTTTCTCAGTAGACCTTCAAAATTAGTGTTCGAATCTGGCTTATAAAGCTTTGTTGTGTAACTTCCTAGCTTTCGTATGTCATAGGCAGAATAAGAAAAAAGCACTTCGTTTTTTATCATATGAGAAATTTGGATCTCTAACTTCGCTGGATACCATACGTCGTCTGCGTCTAGAAAACAGATGATCTCCCCTTTAGACTTCTCTAAGCCTTTGTTTCTGGGAATTGCTGGTCCACCTGAGTTGTTCGTTAACTGGTAAAACCGGATTCTTTTGTCTTTTTGGGCGTACCGGCTTACGAGTTCTTGCGTATTATCGTTCGAATTATCATCAACAATTAATAGTTCCCAGTTTGAGTAGGACTGGCGTTGTACAGACTCTATCGCTTCAACAATAGTATTGGCGGCATTGTAACTTGGCATGACAATACTGATGAGTGGTTGTTGCAAACTACCTTCCTTGGCGTAACTAAAACAAGTCGCGACGTGCTGACCTTATTCAATTTTTATTATTAAAGTATACGTGACCTTGCAAGTGATGATTATTGAAAGTTTTGTCATGGGTACGAAATTGTGATCGCTATACTATGATTTCCATGGCTGAAGGCACTATTCGCACACGAAACAAGCAGTTAGTTTGAACAAGTTTCTATTTATAGGAGATTTGTGGAACAATCTACAGACATTTTGGATTGTGAGTTTGGTATTGGGCGCTCCCAAGGGCGGTAGCGTGCCAAAACGTAAACAGTAAAGGTAATCACTTGTTCGAGTTTTTAACGACGCCTGCAGCTCTGGTTTCAGTACTATTTGCATTGACGATCTTCGGTTTGATCAAATTTCAAGCCCATTCAGAAAAAGTGTTTGGTTTGCTTTTACTTGGACTTTACCTGAGTTCTTTAGTTAGTACTGAACAAGTCATTAGCAGTTTTGCCAACCAAGGGCTACTTACCCTCATGATTCTGATGGTGTGCTCAGTTGCACTGGAAAAGACACGTTTGCTCCGTACGGTCACAAGTTATGTTATCGGTGAAACATACAAAGGGACCTGGTTTAGGCTTTACGGTCTAACTGCAGTTTGTTCTGGGATACTTAATAACACAGCTGTTGTGTCGACAATGTTGGCACCTATTCGCAATAACAGATTCCATCAGCCTAGCAAACTTCTCCTCCCTCTTTCTTATGCCGCTATTCTAGGGGGGACGCTTACTCTAGTAGGTACATCCACAAACCTTATTGTGAACAGTTTGGTCATAGACTTTGGATTACCTAGTCTTAACTTTTTCGACTTTACTTTAGTTGGAGTGTGCCTGGTTATCGGCTGCGGTGTATTACTTTTTTTTCTAAGTCGCTTTCTTCCTGATAGAGGACTCAATAAAGTAGAAGCGAAAGAGTATCTAATCGATTCAGAGGTAAAACCAGGCTCCGAGCTAATTGGTCGAACTGTCGAACAAAATGGCTTGCGTCACTTAGAGTCTCTCTTTTTGGTCGAGATACTGAGGGGCGGTCACTTGATATCGCCGGTCACACCCAGTGAGGTAATACAAGAGGGAGACCGTTTATTATTTAGTGGCGATATCAAAAAAGTTACTGCTTTAACTCAGTTTGATGGCTTGTCCTTGTTTGCAGATGACACTGGCTTACCTTTGACCAACTTGTCTGAAGTGGTCATTCGTCCAGACAGTCAGTTGATTGGTAAAACCCTAAAGCGTGCCGGATTT
Encoded proteins:
- a CDS encoding glycosyltransferase family 2 protein; its protein translation is MQQPLISIVMPSYNAANTIVEAIESVQRQSYSNWELLIVDDNSNDNTQELVSRYAQKDKRIRFYQLTNNSGGPAIPRNKGLEKSKGEIICFLDADDVWYPAKLEIQISHMIKNEVLFSYSAYDIRKLGSYTTKLYKPDSNTNFEGLLRKNIVGCLTSAVHRSLLKENRFKNIGHEDHEFWLRLTRLNGVQAHCCSSKPLAEYRQAETSRSSNKLKMAFAQWHIFCNELGLRADRALFYYLRFVFNYIWKYK
- a CDS encoding SLC13 family permease yields the protein MFEFLTTPAALVSVLFALTIFGLIKFQAHSEKVFGLLLLGLYLSSLVSTEQVISSFANQGLLTLMILMVCSVALEKTRLLRTVTSYVIGETYKGTWFRLYGLTAVCSGILNNTAVVSTMLAPIRNNRFHQPSKLLLPLSYAAILGGTLTLVGTSTNLIVNSLVIDFGLPSLNFFDFTLVGVCLVIGCGVLLFFLSRFLPDRGLNKVEAKEYLIDSEVKPGSELIGRTVEQNGLRHLESLFLVEILRGGHLISPVTPSEVIQEGDRLLFSGDIKKVTALTQFDGLSLFADDTGLPLTNLSEVVIRPDSQLIGKTLKRAGFRALFDAAVVAIKRDGEAISGKLGDVILQSGDYLVLAVGNDFSSRHNITKNFFLLSDVETEQYLGGWREKFVVLGFIIAIALSAFGIFSLFKGMLIFLGLLLLSGCLSANEAIQRLPRNIWLIISSALLLSQALATSGALSWLDSFIRSYDHLFTPITGLIVVYLLAWLLTELVTNNAAAALCFPLAMEIAGSLDADPKAYILAVAFGASASFISPYGYQTNLMVFNAGQYKLQDFAKVGVPMCLLYGLIVVTTIPLFIGL